Proteins encoded in a region of the Armatimonadota bacterium genome:
- a CDS encoding DUF1611 domain-containing protein: MIHLDSETQRKIKVPYALRRVPAECLSTVLPLPLKINAGDIALAEVETIGKNNRLELTSGRNAMLHVGDRIAVVFGNRYATQQFEGYAGKTSKGCDLMSIGGLCGQVKSKHAGVSGPTKLRLLGLLGDSVGYPSSLRHFPVEPTYDGPRPRVVVVCGSAMDSGKTHAAMSLVIGLKKTHEVAGVKLTGTAAGKDTWHQLDAGACVALNHVDGGFESTYMCSLDELLDLNHRLVAEAAAHGAEWVVMEIADGLFERETAALLQSHCFTSTVDAWIFSAGDPLAVHGGVGIMHGWGLKPVAVSGLVSMSPLGIQEAEAATGLRCLTAQELQAGVLNDTLLSLPRAMVPHGGRVECDDSPRHELLAV; encoded by the coding sequence ATGATTCATCTCGATAGTGAGACACAAAGGAAGATCAAAGTACCCTACGCCCTTCGCCGCGTACCTGCCGAATGCCTCTCAACCGTGCTCCCGCTTCCCCTCAAGATCAATGCGGGGGACATCGCGTTGGCGGAGGTGGAGACGATCGGCAAGAACAACCGTCTGGAACTCACGTCGGGGCGCAACGCAATGCTCCACGTGGGGGATCGGATTGCGGTTGTATTCGGCAACAGATACGCCACCCAACAATTCGAGGGTTACGCCGGCAAAACATCAAAGGGCTGTGACCTGATGTCCATCGGCGGCCTCTGCGGCCAGGTAAAGAGCAAGCACGCGGGCGTATCCGGCCCAACCAAGCTCCGACTACTTGGACTGCTTGGCGACTCGGTCGGCTATCCCTCCTCGCTTCGGCACTTCCCGGTTGAGCCGACTTACGACGGCCCAAGACCCCGCGTCGTCGTCGTATGCGGATCGGCGATGGATTCCGGGAAGACGCATGCCGCCATGAGCCTGGTCATCGGCCTCAAAAAGACGCACGAAGTGGCAGGTGTGAAACTCACAGGAACCGCCGCCGGCAAAGATACCTGGCACCAACTGGACGCCGGAGCATGCGTCGCTTTGAATCACGTAGATGGCGGCTTCGAGTCCACCTACATGTGTTCACTGGACGAGCTGCTGGATCTGAACCACCGCTTGGTCGCCGAGGCGGCCGCCCACGGGGCGGAGTGGGTGGTCATGGAGATCGCCGACGGCCTCTTCGAGCGTGAAACAGCCGCGCTGCTTCAGTCGCACTGCTTTACATCAACCGTGGACGCGTGGATATTCTCCGCCGGCGACCCCCTGGCCGTACACGGTGGCGTTGGGATTATGCACGGGTGGGGGCTGAAACCAGTCGCGGTTTCCGGGCTGGTTTCAATGAGCCCTCTCGGTATCCAGGAAGCGGAGGCAGCGACGGGTCTGCGGTGTCTCACCGCCCAGGAACTCCAGGCCGGGGTACTGAATGACACCCTCCTGTCCCTGCCTCGCGCCATGGTACCCCATGGTGGTCGCGTTGAGTGCGACGACTCCCCTCGGCACGAGCTTCTGGCCGTATGA
- a CDS encoding CapA family protein: MRVRNASWLNVSGPDGESYRPEPVGCAQPDADGDFLYEPVRGGGRVDKMPVPGPLRRARYIEASRFGEVNTYYHLDLIAGYMDGLLHELGMPSLPPIVAVVNAHHAATETDLVRDGVLKSKGWLPFQGGHYRLPSRTFDIQEYEPVSPDGEIHLGPGWQLWTHGALPDCAGTAYRANASHNAGILYHEYGHHLTRHTADFRANSLRAPDNQNNRKSAMDEGTCDYWAAVMLQTPHIWAWHRRHDEQEVHARSLVSSATMADFDASPTADAHANGTIWGTALWDFRTAVALAEAGDGRRADRLVLQALHLMGRWYGEKERATVKGVCRARQEFATGLAALLQADNDLYGGAYRDSLLSAFARRGITPDPGWNAPARDVLLRARLHASEEGGQPESAVSPIDKLRKHVPADEIPCDGDLLSAEGLADRLARWEDPPLSLLAGGDVMLGGRAKSVLQTGGFDHPFAAVLPLLRRSPVVLANLEGPLARKAQKQSRNYSYKANPRSGSALARAGINVVTVANNHLTDCGREGILETLDALESAGVAPLGGGRDAEAAHLPVVMDSGDITIGLLGYYWNRRCAAIGDLPGGAMDTPESLEDDIRRLRGRVDRVVVAFHWGVPYEREPLAEDRAKAQFVIDCGADAVIGCHPHVLQPFEVYRDRPIFYSVGNFAFGSGNSKGEGLLVGLRFDPTSTTVSVYPLYVKNRDPRVDYQPKVLTGAGAESVLRRLKGISGTAGQMLNIEGGRGVLRLPFDTAITKEASVNAA; encoded by the coding sequence GTGCGAGTAAGGAACGCGAGCTGGCTGAACGTAAGCGGGCCCGATGGGGAATCCTATCGACCGGAACCTGTCGGCTGCGCGCAACCGGACGCCGACGGGGATTTCCTGTACGAGCCGGTGCGGGGAGGCGGACGGGTAGACAAGATGCCGGTCCCGGGGCCACTCCGCCGGGCCCGCTACATCGAAGCGTCCCGCTTCGGTGAGGTGAACACCTATTATCACCTGGACCTCATCGCTGGGTACATGGACGGCTTGCTTCACGAATTGGGCATGCCATCCCTGCCGCCCATCGTTGCGGTGGTCAACGCCCATCATGCGGCGACAGAGACGGATCTGGTTCGCGACGGAGTGCTGAAGAGCAAAGGTTGGCTGCCTTTTCAGGGCGGACACTACCGGCTGCCCAGCCGAACGTTCGACATCCAGGAATACGAACCCGTATCCCCTGATGGTGAGATACATCTCGGTCCCGGCTGGCAGTTGTGGACACACGGGGCTTTGCCGGATTGCGCCGGCACCGCGTACCGTGCCAACGCCTCGCACAACGCCGGGATACTGTACCACGAATACGGCCACCATCTGACAAGGCATACCGCCGATTTCCGGGCGAATTCGTTGCGTGCGCCGGATAACCAGAACAACCGAAAGTCGGCGATGGACGAGGGAACGTGCGACTACTGGGCCGCCGTGATGCTTCAAACGCCCCACATCTGGGCGTGGCACCGCCGGCACGACGAACAGGAGGTTCACGCCCGAAGCCTTGTTTCCTCCGCGACAATGGCCGATTTTGACGCGTCACCGACCGCCGACGCGCATGCGAACGGCACGATCTGGGGAACGGCGCTTTGGGATTTCCGAACGGCCGTCGCCCTCGCCGAGGCCGGGGACGGCCGTCGCGCCGACCGTCTTGTCCTGCAAGCGCTCCACCTTATGGGGCGCTGGTACGGGGAGAAGGAAAGGGCAACCGTGAAAGGCGTATGCAGGGCCAGACAGGAGTTCGCGACAGGGCTTGCCGCTCTGCTTCAGGCCGACAACGATCTGTATGGTGGTGCGTATCGCGACAGCCTCCTCTCCGCGTTCGCCCGGCGCGGGATCACTCCCGATCCGGGCTGGAACGCTCCCGCGAGAGACGTACTGCTTCGCGCCCGCCTGCATGCGTCCGAGGAGGGCGGGCAGCCTGAATCCGCAGTTTCGCCGATAGACAAACTCCGGAAGCACGTGCCTGCAGACGAAATCCCCTGCGACGGGGATCTGCTTTCGGCGGAGGGCCTGGCGGACCGTTTGGCACGCTGGGAGGATCCACCGTTGTCCCTTCTCGCCGGCGGTGACGTGATGCTGGGCGGACGAGCCAAATCGGTACTCCAGACCGGCGGGTTCGACCACCCGTTCGCCGCCGTGCTCCCGCTCCTGCGCCGCTCCCCCGTCGTTCTGGCCAATCTGGAGGGGCCGCTGGCGCGAAAGGCGCAGAAGCAGTCGCGCAACTACTCCTATAAGGCGAACCCACGCTCGGGATCCGCCCTCGCACGGGCCGGCATAAACGTCGTTACTGTTGCGAACAATCACCTGACGGATTGCGGCCGGGAAGGCATCCTGGAGACCCTGGATGCGCTCGAATCGGCAGGGGTGGCGCCCCTCGGCGGCGGAAGGGATGCCGAAGCCGCGCACCTGCCCGTAGTCATGGATTCGGGCGACATCACCATCGGGCTGCTCGGCTATTATTGGAACCGACGATGCGCCGCCATAGGTGATCTCCCCGGCGGCGCCATGGACACGCCGGAATCGCTGGAGGATGATATACGGCGCCTCCGAGGGCGTGTTGACCGCGTGGTCGTGGCGTTCCACTGGGGCGTACCCTACGAGCGGGAGCCATTGGCGGAAGACCGCGCCAAGGCGCAATTCGTCATCGACTGCGGCGCCGACGCCGTCATCGGCTGCCATCCACACGTCCTCCAGCCATTCGAGGTCTACCGGGACCGGCCCATTTTCTACAGCGTCGGAAACTTTGCGTTCGGATCCGGCAACAGCAAGGGTGAAGGTCTGCTGGTGGGGCTGCGGTTCGATCCGACTTCTACCACCGTATCGGTGTATCCGCTCTACGTGAAGAATCGCGATCCCCGAGTAGACTACCAGCCCAAGGTGCTGACAGGCGCGGGCGCCGAGAGCGTGCTGCGACGGCTTAAGGGGATTTCAGGAACCGCGGGGCAAATGCTCAACATCGAGGGTGGCCGCGGCGTTCTTCGTCTCCCGTTCGATACCGCCATAACGAAAGAGGCATCCGTGAATGCTGCGTAG